GAAGTCCAGAAACAGAGAGAAATTTATTGTCTAGTAAAGAGAGCTAAATTTGCTTGCTAGGTAGCCACACTTTCATAGACTTCAGAAAGTCAAGAGTGACTTCTATATGGCAACCATATTTTTGCCAGTTGTCAATGTTCTGAAAGATGGCTGGCTAATCGGCGCTGAGCCTGTTACCGTTGTTCACCGCTAATCGGCGAGTCAAAGCGAGGTAGAGCATGGTGATGCGATGGGGAACTTGTCAGCGGCTGAGGGGTGTCCTCTCCCACTGGATCGAGGCTGTCCGCCATGAATCTAGCTCCCCGTAATCGACCACGATTTCTCCTGCCACTTGAGAGGGTACTGGTGTGAAGGACGAGCTTGGTGCTCTGGTAGGTTGAAGTGCCTGTGGGGATCTCCGCGGAGTCACTGAAGGAGCATCTGTGGGTCTCAGCCTCTCCTACCCTGTTTTATTTCCTTGCCGGAGTTGTTCTTAATGGCTGCTAGGGTTGGGGGCTTGGCCATTTTGGGCCTTGGCTAGTACAATGAGCCAGATAAGGTAGCTACTTTCACTTTCCTCCTTTCATCTGTTCTTTATCGCAGCCTGAGTTTTCTCTGTGCCTTTGCCTGTTTCTCAATTCTTGATAGCAAGGCGTGCACCTGCTTAGTTCCTGCTATTGAGCCTTCCTTTTTTTTGGAACAACCTAGTGGACTTGAACACTGCCAGAAATATAACTCTTTTGCCTGTCCTGACTAATGTAGCTGCTTGCTTGCGCTAGTAACCATCACCCTTATTGGTTCATCCAAAAATGATACTTAGGAAATATCACTAATCATCCCTTTACATGAAATAATATTGCTAGTGCTTATGATTGGCTACCTTGTTTCTATTCCATTGTACCATTGAAGTTGTCATACCCATTATCTAAAAACCTTGCACATGTGCAATGTTGGCCACTATTTTCTCTTACCTATTGTAACAAGTTCATTATGTTGGATCTTTAAATTAATTTTTTTAACTCTCAACATGGAATTTTTAATTCCGTGTTTTTCATGTCACACATTGATCTAGCTGTATATGAACTGGCTGTACTCAGTTTTAGGAATCAGACAATTTTGAAGACTCTAAATGTTAGTCTTTTTCTGTAGATAGATGTAATGTTTATGTGGCAGCAAGTGAGAATCTTTTCCATTTGCTAAAAAAAGTAAAGCCGTGTGGTATTTCTCAGTTCAACTTCTGTATGATCTTTATTCTATGGTCCTAGCCAGATAAAAAATATAGGTACTCTATTGTTGAGTTAGTGAAGGCTATCCTTTGAAGTTTGAGTTGTTGGACAATCATATGTGAGAGAAAACATGCATGTTGTTATGTTGTGCTCGAAGCATTTATTACAGGGTCACTAACAATCATGGAAACCCTTCTCACATGTTTTTATTGAAACCCATTTTTCTTGGCGGTGCTAAACATATTGTTCATCATCTGAAGGCTATTATGTGTATAGTTTTGTAATCTGATTGTTAGCACTTTGATGTTTCTACAGTGCCAAAATGGACATACTTTATGTTCGACATGCAAGGCTAGGGTGCACAACCGTTGCCCTACATGCAGACAAGAGCTTGGCGACATCAGGTGCTTGGCATTGGAGAAAGTAGCAGAATCACTAGAGCTTCCCTGTAAGTACTGCTCTTTAGGTTGTCCAGAGATCTTCCCATACTACAGCAAGATAAAACATGAAGGGCAGTGCAGCTTCAGGCCATATAACTGCCCCTATGCTGGTTCTGAATGTGCTGTGGCTGGTGATATACCTTTCCTTGTTGCACATTTGAGGGATGATCACAAAGTCGATATGCACAGCGGCTGCACGTTCAACCATAGATATGTCAAGTCCAATCCACGAGAGGTTGAAAATGCCACCTGGATGCTAACAGTAAGTCTCGTGGTACTCATTTTTAGACATCTGTGTGAAATCATCTTATTTTTCAATCTGAGGTTTGGGATGCTTTTCACAACCTTAACTTGCTGATTTGATGTTTTCGTTGAATCAGGTGTTCCATTGTTTTGGACAATACTTCTGCCTGCACTTTGAGGCCTTCCAGCTCGGCATGGCACCAGTATACATGGCTTTCCTTCGTTTCATGGGGGACGAGAACGAAGCAAGGAACTACACCTACAGCCTCGAGGTTGGTGGTAACGGTAGGAAGATGGTatgggagggcacccctagaagcATTCGTGACAGTCACCGGAAGGTTCGGGACAGTCATGATGGCCTCATCATCCAGAGGAACATGGCGCTGTTCTTCTCCGGCGGTGACAGGAAGGAGCTGAAGCTGAGGGTGACTGGACGGATCTGGAAAGAGCAGCCCAATCCGGAGGGAACCTGTATACCCAACCTTTGTAGCTGAGGCGAGCAACGTCCAGCGATGAAAATGGTTGTGCGGCTGGGCTTGTTATTTATCCACTGACATGTCCTCTTTGTTTCGATAGTCCAGTGAGAGTCCCAGTGCTGTACTACCTTGAGCTTGAGGCAATTTTTAGAGGTGTAAAATGTCTTGTAAAGTAAGTAATTGTGTATAACGAAACCATGAAACACTACAAGTTGGCCAATAAATGTTTTTAGAGGAAAAGGGCACAAAAACCCCAGCTCCATTTGCATAGCAAAGAAAACCAGCGTCTGACATACACCAATTCCAGCACGCGGAGGACAGCTAACCGCTGCCTCAGCAAGAAACTATAGAAGAAAACACAAAGAAAACCAAACAACAGTCTGCATGCATGGGTAGAAACTGGGCGGAAGAAAGGTTCCTAAACATGCTGATACACAAGTGGCAGAAAGGCGAGCAAACTGAGGCCCCAAAACTACATGTAGCAGTAGGAGACTGATTATGCAATGTGGACGTCTCCAGCAAACAGCAGCTCCCACTGCGTCACAAAGTGAGAAGACAGGTCTTCAGGGGCCTGGCCGTTTTCAGCCTGGGTCCGGCCACAACAGTAGTGGTGGGTCTCTTGACAATTGTTCCAGTTCTTGAGCCACCTTTTGTAGATGAAGCTTGACACGGTCGGAGGATAGCATCTCCCATAACGTAAGGCTCACCGTGGTCTTGCCGTCTTGCGCCAAATAGCCTGCAAAGCAGACCACGTGGTGCGGTTGAAAACCATGTCATTTCTTAAATTCCAGATAGCCCAAAGGCCAGCTGCATGAATAATATTAATAGCAGCAAAACTATCACCCCTAGACCAGCAATCTGAGAAGGACATCATATTGATCTCTCCTCTAAAACCAGTTTACTTGGCAACAGTTCTCCAGAACTCCAAGGAATCAACACAACCAAAAATAGATGGTGGTAGGATTCAAGTTCAGTGCAAAAAACACAGGTAGGATCAGGGACTTCCTGTCTTTTCTGCAGATTATCTCTGGTCAACAGCTTGTTGTTGGCCAACAACCAGAGAAATATATGATTCCTAGCAGGGATTTTAATAGACCAGACAGCTGGGGTATTCACAGGGAGCACCCCTCTGAAGTTTACTATTTTATAAAAGGACTTAACAATATATACTCCTCTAGAATTGAGGTTCCAGACTAAAGTGTCTTCCTCGTCGGAAAGGATAATAGATTTAGCAATCTCAAGCAGTTCAAACCACAACATTAGAAGATTTTCAAGGAAGCATCTCCTAAAGGTAATTTTCAAGTCAGTGCCATCCCAAACTGTACCAACAATTAGATTTTGCTCAGTAGTAAGAGAATAAAGCTCCCAATATTGAGTAGCTAGAGGAGTAGAACCAAACCAGTGGTCCTCCCAAAACCTAGCTTTTTTGCCATTGCCTCTGTTCCAAGAGAAACCAAATTTAGAGGCTTTAGCAGCCCAAAGAACACTTTCCAAAAAAGGGGAAGCACCAGTAGAAACACAGGCAAATAAATTGGACCTTGGGTATTGTACTTGGCATCAATGATGTCTTTCCAAATTTTCCCATTATCCTTGTGATATCTACTAACCCAAGAAGCTAATAGACACAAATTCATATCAACTATATCTGTAATACCAAAAACCCAAATTCTTTTCTCATAGTGAGGGAGCCCCAAGATGCTAAATGGTATTTGTGGTGACCTTCGTAGTCATCCCAAAAGCAATGGGCTAGTTGGGAGTTAATAAGCTTAATAGCCCATTTGGGAAATTTAATAAAACCCATTAAGTAAGAAGGAATAATGGCTAGGCAAGCTTGAACTAAAACAAGTCTCTTGCCAAAAGAGAGGAGCCTCCCTCTCCATCCAGCAccccttttaatgattttatcaaCCAAAGGCTGAAGATCCTCTCTTCTCACCTTGCTATGATGGAGAGGGGCACCAAGATACTTAACGGGGGAAAGAACTGAGCTTACATCCTAATGTTTGAGCAAAAGCAGCCACTTCACTATTAATATTGATAGGGACTAAGTCACACTTATGGAAATTAATCCTCATGCCAGAGAGGTGCTCAAAGCAAGAGAGCAACCATTTCAGATTTCTAGCATGATCAATGTTATCATCTAAAAAGAGTAAGGTGTTATTAGCATATTGCATGCTTTTCACACCAGCTAGATTGGAAGGGGGGAAAACCCCAGCAATCAAATCATTATCAATAGCTTTCTTCAACATTCTAGTGAATACATCAGCTACTAAATTAAACAACAGGGGGAGATAGGGCCCCCCTACCTAGCACCCTTCCCAGCAATGAAAAAATCACAATCGGTACCATTAATTCTGACACCTACAGAACCATTATGAAGAAGAGATTCAAGTTGTGCATCCACTTTGGGCCAAATCCTCTCCTCCTCAGCATTCTAAGCAAAAATTCTCTACTAATCATGTCATAAGCTTTTTCATAATCAAccttaaaaacaaaaccaaccagTTTATTGCTGGCAACAACATGAACTATCTCATGAGCTGACACAATACTTTCTAAGATAAACCACCCTTGAATGAAAGCAGTCTGATTGGGAAAAATTAAATCATTGCACACAGGGCCAAACCTATTGGTGGCACACTTGGCAATTTTTTTAAAACTACAGTTAATCATGGCAAGAGGTGTAAATCTATCCATGGTCACTGCATTGGGCTCTTTAGGAACCAAGGTCAAGAGCGAGAAGCTAAGTCTATATAGATCAAGTTCTCCTCTTTCCCAGTCTCTAAAAAGAGCAAATAGATCATTTTTATAAGATCCCAAAAGTATtggtaaaaaagaaaaggaaaaccatcAGGGCCAGGGCCCCCTCAGCATTATTGGGATTAAACCCGATGTCCCAGTCCATGTGTGTGTACGTACCGGACTAGTAGTCCCAAGTAGGAACCGACAAGGTTAGCACTTGGGCTGTTTAGCTCCTTTATATACCCATGTAAACCCCACGATGTACCACAACGAAAAAAGCAATAAAGAAAAGGCAGGAGTGACAAGCCCATGTCGCTATCACCAAAAATCAGTTTTCCTCTGTACTAGTTTACATTCGCAAGTTTACCAGAGTTCCGTCGAGAGAGTCGCTGCGTCGATCCAAGATCATATCGATCCTGTACGCGTGCacgtagcgctagctagctacaaaatCAATCAAGCTGTCAGCTTGCTTGCTTGCTAGCTTTGCACACACGTGTTTCAGCTCGTGGGCAATTTGATCTACCGATCAAaggccaacaattggtatctagagcctcGACGATCTACGATGACGGACAGCGACACTGAGTCAGTCAAGTCCGGCAATGGCGGTTCCAAGGGGAACAAGTCCGACAACGGCGGTTCCAAGGCGAACAAGAATGGCGACAAGGTGAAGAAGGGCGGCAAGTCAGCGACTAGTGGTGGCGGAACGGGCGGCGCCAACGTACTGGTGCATCACAACATCCCCATCCACTACCCGATGCTCACCGACGCCAACTACGGCGTGTGGGCAGTGAAGATGAAGATCATTCTTCGAACCCTGCGAGTGTGGCAGGCCATTACGGACGACGACGTCGACGAGGAGTGCGACGAAGGTGCCATGGCCGCCATAGCTCAGTCTGTGCCAGATTCCGTGCTGATGACATTGGCGGAGTTCGAGACAGCAAGAGAGGCGTGGAACGCACTCAAAGAGATGAGGATCGGAGAAGATCGCGTCACGAAGGCTCGGGCACAAGTGCTGAAGCGCCAATTTCACAAGTTGCAGATGGAGGAAACTGAATCGGTGAACGACTATGCCATGCGTCTGACTACATTGGTGGGAGAGATCCGCGCGCTTGGTGCAAAGCTCGAGGAAGCCGAGATTGTGGAGAAGTATTTCAGTTTGGTGACTGATAAATTCACGTACATCATCGGCACGCTCGAGCAGCTTTACGACATCGACGACATGACCATAACGGAGGCGATCGGACGCTTGCGGACATGGGAAGAGAATGCTCGTGGCTGTcggaaaggcaaaggaggaggtgGTGACCAACTCATGTACTCGCGCGCAGATTGGGAGGCCCCAAGTAGCAAAGGTAGGCGTGACGGTGGTAAGGCTCAAGCAACGCAAAGCACGGCGGACAAACCGGAAAAGGCAAGCCACAAAGTCGTGGTAAGGCGGACCGATCTAAAGAGCGGAAGCCACAGAACTTGGATATGTCCGAGGTCAAGTGCTATAACTGCAACGAGATGGGTCACTTTGCGAAGGATTGTCTGGAGCCTAACAAGcgggagatcaaggcaaatttggcGAAGTAGGAAGACGAACGTCCATGTCTTctgatggccgaagtttgtgatCTCGTCCAAACAACGTTGTGAAACCAAACCGGAAGGTGCTACTTCATGAGAAAAAGGTAACACCAAAGTTATCCGGGAGCAAGAACGTGTCGTGGTATCTAGACACAGGTGCCAGTAACCACATGACGGGGTGCAAGGAGAAGTTCCTTGAGCTGGAATATGATGTTCAAGGCTCGGTCAAGTTCGGTGATGGTTCAAATGTGGAGATTTGCGGGCAAGGTTCTGTCCCCTTTGAGGGTCTCACATGAGAACATTGCATACTCACCGGAGTATACTACATCCCAAGGCTTCGCAACAACATCATCTCTATCGGGAAACTTGACGAGAATGGATGCAAGGTGGATACTGAGAACGGAGTGATGACgatcttcgacaacctccgaaacgTGCTAGCGCGCGTGAATCGCACGCGGAATAGGCTCTATATCCTCAACCTTGATcaatctcaaccggagtgttggctCGCCAAGAGTGATGATGACTTGTGGTTATGGCATGCTAGATTTGGACACGTTAACTTCTACGCCTTGAAGAAGATGTCGAAGATGGAGATGGTATCTGGGATGCCGTTTATCGACCATGTTGATCGAGTATGTGATGGGTGCTTGGTTGGAAAACAGCACCGCAGGCCGTTCCCTGCTAAGTCTACCTATCGTGCAAGTGATGCACTCGAGCTGCTCCATGGTGATCTATGTGGCCCTATCACCCCAGCAACTCACGGAGGAAAGAATTATTTCTTCCTTGTGGTAGATGACTACTCGAGATACATGTGGGTCGTTCTCCTACGATCTAGAGATGAGGCGTTTGAAGCGTttaagaagctgaaggctgcaacGGAGATGGAACACAAGCTGAAGGTTCGTGCTCTACGGACAGATCGCGGCAGAGAGTTTACGTCAAACGAGTTCAACGACTACTGCGAGAAAATTGGCATAAAGAGGTTCCTCACGACACCTTATACGCCACAGTAGAACGGGGTTGTTGAAAGGCGCAATCGAACTGTCATTGACATGGCAAGGAGCTTACTCAAGAGCAAGAATCTGCTGGGGACTTTTTGGGTGGGAAGCTGTCTCGACAGCGGTCTATCTTCTCAACCGGGCTCCAACGAAGGCGGTGATCGGCAAGACTCCGTATGAAGCTATTTACGGACGTAAGCCGAATGTGTCTCATCTACGGACGTTCGGGTGCGTGGCGCATGTGAAGACGGCGGAGCCGCATCTCTCAAAGCTTGCCGATCGTAGCACCAAGATGGTGTTTATCGGATACGAGAGGAGTTCCGGCACCAAGGCATACCGCTTCTACGATCCACGAACCAAGCGTCTACGGATTTCACGCGACGTCGTGTTTGAAGAAAATCAAGCGTGGAATTGGAGCGCATCAGCCAACGATGCTCCAATCGGTAACATATTCACAGTTGAATTTCCAACTGATGATGATGCAGGGGAGGACGTCCAGGTGGTTGGCAAGACGCCCAACCAAGGTGACCA
This DNA window, taken from Triticum aestivum cultivar Chinese Spring chromosome 1D, IWGSC CS RefSeq v2.1, whole genome shotgun sequence, encodes the following:
- the LOC123180859 gene encoding E3 ubiquitin-protein ligase SINAT5 → MDMDSVECLSLPDASMDVDDVDSHQHQQHHHSIPIHPVHLAANGGVGGRAFAKMNAGGAAAAGGVGATAAAAGGPPATSVHELLECPVCTNSMFPPIHQCQNGHTLCSTCKARVHNRCPTCRQELGDIRCLALEKVAESLELPCKYCSLGCPEIFPYYSKIKHEGQCSFRPYNCPYAGSECAVAGDIPFLVAHLRDDHKVDMHSGCTFNHRYVKSNPREVENATWMLTVFHCFGQYFCLHFEAFQLGMAPVYMAFLRFMGDENEARNYTYSLEVGGNGRKMVWEGTPRSIRDSHRKVRDSHDGLIIQRNMALFFSGGDRKELKLRVTGRIWKEQPNPEGTCIPNLCS